Proteins from a single region of Desulfobacter postgatei 2ac9:
- a CDS encoding DNA translocase FtsK produces the protein MTVSAVVHKYYSRKVLFSVENKNYSLDNNLLCLRTECGEYQFKIGGEIGQGDAERIATVMIAEMEKANKTFDGQNKPNPYVKLLLANLNLADRYVRLRNRYDELLKAHESLKIPPGDSVVDVPASLESIPLKTDEEKPTACQDDDISGLTLEFEPCAFPLPIPEIRDTPRPEPDLKEPEKNTVQTPASPGFLVTQVLDTLKKAREGQSKPVETPENEVKITNPVRLDSAKPADKPFCRENLQNSGDGAYRLPSLDFLEKGGEETVVDHEAIRRDAELLEQKLGYFGIKGEIMEVLPGPVITTFEYKPAPGIKISKIVSLADDLALALSALSIRIVAPIPGKDVIGIEIPNPAMCVVPFRDVVGASAFSETKSPAPICLGKDIIGKPVVVGLERMPHLLIAGATGTGKSVALNAMICSILYKSSPDQVKFIMIDPKRIELSLFNDIPHLITPVITDMKKANIALQWVVREMEQRYEKLALLHVRNIEQYNKKVRTTDLSQMDLSDMDEEFTPFPYIVVIIDELADLMMTASKDIEFSLTRIAQMARAAGIHLILATQRPSVDVLTGIIKANFPTRISFQVSSKTDSRTIIDANGAETLLGRGDMLFVPPGTARLKRVHGTYLSERELSAITSFVKAQGTPQYIMDVTMEKEEPQHTMAFDDDEYDEKYQQALDLVMSTRQASISGVQRALRIGYNRAARIIDLMEKQGVVAPSDGVRPRQVIGFIE, from the coding sequence ATGACCGTGTCGGCCGTTGTTCATAAGTACTATTCCAGGAAAGTATTATTTAGCGTGGAAAATAAGAATTATAGCTTAGATAACAATCTTTTGTGTTTGAGAACCGAATGCGGAGAGTATCAATTTAAGATTGGTGGGGAGATTGGGCAGGGTGATGCCGAACGTATTGCAACGGTGATGATCGCTGAAATGGAAAAAGCGAACAAGACCTTTGACGGACAGAATAAGCCCAATCCATATGTCAAACTGCTGCTGGCCAATCTGAATCTGGCAGACCGGTATGTCAGGCTTAGAAACAGATATGATGAACTGCTTAAAGCCCATGAGTCGCTCAAAATACCTCCCGGTGATTCTGTTGTCGATGTGCCGGCTTCTTTAGAGTCAATACCCTTAAAAACGGATGAAGAAAAACCGACTGCCTGTCAAGATGATGATATTTCGGGTTTGACCCTTGAGTTCGAACCCTGCGCCTTCCCTTTACCCATTCCTGAAATAAGGGATACCCCCCGGCCGGAGCCTGACCTGAAGGAACCCGAAAAAAACACCGTGCAGACACCAGCCTCCCCCGGGTTTTTGGTGACACAGGTTCTTGATACCCTGAAAAAAGCCAGAGAGGGCCAGTCAAAACCCGTGGAGACACCGGAAAACGAGGTAAAAATTACGAATCCTGTCCGGCTGGATTCAGCCAAGCCCGCAGACAAGCCTTTCTGCCGGGAAAATCTTCAGAACAGTGGTGATGGCGCGTACCGACTGCCTTCCCTGGATTTTCTTGAAAAGGGGGGCGAGGAGACCGTGGTGGACCATGAGGCCATCAGACGGGATGCTGAATTGCTGGAGCAAAAATTGGGATACTTCGGCATCAAGGGCGAAATCATGGAAGTACTGCCGGGTCCTGTAATCACCACCTTTGAGTACAAGCCCGCCCCGGGTATCAAGATCAGCAAGATCGTCAGCCTGGCCGATGATCTGGCCCTGGCCTTAAGCGCCTTGAGTATCCGTATTGTGGCCCCTATTCCGGGCAAGGATGTCATTGGCATTGAGATTCCTAATCCCGCCATGTGTGTTGTGCCTTTCAGGGATGTTGTGGGCGCTTCAGCCTTTTCTGAAACCAAATCCCCTGCGCCCATCTGCCTGGGTAAGGATATCATCGGAAAACCCGTGGTGGTCGGACTTGAAAGAATGCCTCATCTGCTTATTGCCGGGGCCACAGGAACCGGTAAAAGCGTCGCGCTCAACGCGATGATCTGCAGCATTCTGTATAAATCAAGCCCTGACCAGGTTAAATTCATTATGATTGATCCCAAGCGTATTGAACTTTCATTGTTCAACGACATTCCTCATCTGATTACCCCTGTGATCACAGACATGAAAAAGGCCAATATTGCCCTTCAGTGGGTAGTCAGGGAAATGGAGCAGCGGTATGAGAAACTGGCCCTGCTGCATGTGCGAAACATAGAGCAGTACAATAAAAAAGTCCGGACCACTGATTTGTCACAGATGGATTTGTCGGATATGGACGAGGAATTTACCCCCTTTCCCTATATTGTCGTAATCATTGACGAACTGGCCGATCTGATGATGACCGCCAGCAAGGATATTGAATTTTCTTTGACCCGCATTGCCCAGATGGCAAGGGCTGCAGGCATCCACCTGATTCTGGCCACCCAGCGGCCTTCCGTGGATGTTCTCACCGGTATTATCAAGGCCAACTTCCCCACCCGGATTTCCTTTCAGGTCTCATCCAAGACTGACTCCAGGACCATCATTGATGCCAATGGGGCGGAAACGCTTCTGGGCAGGGGAGACATGCTTTTTGTCCCCCCGGGCACGGCCCGGCTCAAGCGGGTCCATGGTACATATTTGTCCGAACGGGAATTAAGCGCCATCACATCCTTTGTCAAGGCCCAGGGAACACCCCAATATATTATGGATGTTACCATGGAAAAAGAAGAGCCCCAGCATACAATGGCGTTTGACGATGATGAGTATGATGAAAAGTATCAGCAGGCCCTCGACCTTGTCATGTCCACCCGTCAGGCCTCCATATCCGGGGTGCAGCGGGCGTTACGGATCGGTTACAACCGGGCAGCGCGGATTATTGATCTTATGGAAAAACAGGGGGTTGTCGCCCCTTCCGACGGTGTCAGGCCCCGCCAGGTAATCGGGTTTATTGAATGA
- a CDS encoding DUF3108 domain-containing protein — protein MNKIKLKWKRALPNFVITGFFFLMLLFLSFLCGSSVKASDKEASENQLPFSPGEQLVYQIRWETIEAGVASFNVQPVTKVGEQPCRHFSLKVETSPLVDVFYQIRDQFDSYTNLDLNRSVRYSKKETGSEQRDILVQFDWEQGVARYSNFNAPREPITIPPGTFDPLAAFYKIRGMDLGDKKEIKFPITDGKKCFMGRATVVGQETITCFNTTYDTYVIEPEVIHFGGVFEKSDKPRLRFWITRDERRLPVRIQSKVIIGSIIGELVSIR, from the coding sequence ATGAATAAGATCAAATTAAAGTGGAAGCGGGCATTGCCCAATTTTGTTATTACCGGATTCTTTTTTTTAATGCTGCTGTTTTTATCTTTTTTATGCGGGTCATCGGTAAAGGCCTCGGATAAAGAAGCGTCAGAAAATCAACTGCCCTTCTCCCCGGGAGAGCAGCTTGTATATCAGATCCGCTGGGAGACGATTGAGGCAGGCGTTGCCTCCTTTAATGTTCAGCCCGTGACAAAGGTCGGCGAACAACCTTGCCGGCACTTTTCATTGAAGGTGGAAACCTCTCCACTGGTGGATGTCTTCTATCAAATTCGAGATCAATTTGATTCATATACGAACCTTGATCTCAACCGTTCAGTTCGTTACAGCAAAAAAGAGACAGGGAGCGAACAACGCGATATCCTCGTGCAGTTTGATTGGGAACAAGGTGTAGCCAGATATTCAAATTTTAATGCCCCAAGAGAGCCGATAACGATTCCTCCCGGCACATTTGACCCGCTTGCGGCATTTTATAAAATACGCGGCATGGATTTAGGCGACAAAAAGGAGATCAAATTTCCCATCACTGACGGGAAAAAATGTTTTATGGGCAGAGCAACGGTTGTGGGACAAGAGACCATAACATGTTTTAACACCACCTATGATACCTATGTGATTGAGCCTGAGGTTATCCATTTTGGCGGGGTGTTTGAAAAAAGCGACAAGCCTAGGTTGCGTTTCTGGATTACCAGGGATGAAAGGCGCCTCCCGGTTCGCATCCAGTCTAAAGTGATTATCGGTTCAATCATTGGTGAGCTTGTTTCTATACGCTAA
- a CDS encoding L-threonylcarbamoyladenylate synthase — MTQNKIIRVDKTNPDLDIIIQAAGILKTGGLVIFPASCLYGVAANALCADAVEKVFQLKQRPRNNPILVLIKNRDQLNGLVTRIPGKARVLMDRFWPGGVTLVFDAAGNVTPQLTAGRHKLGIRLPGHPVARALVNSVDFPVTGTSANLSGCPGCTRIDMLCPEIVEKADLILDAGPVQGGAGSTVVDVSVTPPKILRQGATPAADIYDCLKE, encoded by the coding sequence ATGACCCAAAACAAAATCATCCGGGTGGATAAAACCAATCCGGATTTGGACATCATCATCCAGGCCGCCGGCATTCTTAAAACCGGCGGCCTGGTGATTTTTCCGGCGTCCTGTCTTTACGGGGTGGCTGCCAACGCCCTGTGCGCCGATGCCGTTGAAAAAGTATTCCAACTCAAACAACGCCCCCGCAACAACCCTATTCTGGTATTGATAAAAAACAGGGATCAGCTTAACGGACTTGTTACAAGAATTCCGGGCAAGGCCCGGGTCCTCATGGACAGGTTCTGGCCCGGCGGCGTGACCCTGGTATTTGATGCGGCAGGCAATGTTACCCCCCAGCTTACTGCAGGACGCCATAAACTCGGCATCCGCCTGCCCGGACACCCGGTGGCCCGGGCCCTGGTCAACAGTGTTGATTTCCCTGTCACCGGCACCAGCGCCAATCTGTCCGGCTGTCCCGGGTGTACCCGAATAGATATGTTGTGCCCTGAAATTGTTGAAAAAGCCGACTTGATCCTGGACGCAGGGCCGGTTCAAGGCGGTGCCGGTTCAACTGTTGTTGACGTAAGCGTAACACCACCCAAAATTTTGCGCCAGGGTGCGACCCCCGCAGCAGACATTTATGACTGCCTAAAAGAGTGA
- the purD gene encoding phosphoribosylamine--glycine ligase, producing the protein MKILVVGSGGREHTLVWKIAQSPLVDKIYCAPGNAGTATQAENVNINAEDINALAAFAEQNQIDLTVVGPEGPLVAGIADIFQEKGLAVFGPSGAAAQLEGSKVFSKNHMLKYGIPCAAGKAFTDPKRAKLYAKALGAPCVVKADGLAAGKGVIVCTSLEEAYTAIDDMLKGNKFGDAGAVVVVEECLNGEEASFIVLTDGNTVLALPESQDHKRIYDDDKGPNTGGMGAYSPAPVLDHLLRTKAMEEVMIPAVKGMANEGTPFKGVLYAGLMVDKESIRVLEFNTRLGDPETQPILMRLKNDLVPLMEACCNGTLHNHTIKIDPRAAMCVVIAAGGYPGSYEKGHEITGLDQANRVKDTVVFHAGTAMDNGKVVASGGRVLGVTSLGDTVADAINTAYEACAKIDFKDCFKRKDIGAKALKRMAIPPQVGVIMGSDSDFSVMKSALVMLKRFDIPYYVTVASAHRTPEKAVQLAAQAREQGVKVLICGAGHAAHLAGVIAAHTTLPVLGVPIDSSALQGMDALLATVQMPPGIPVSTMAIGKSGAQNAGITAAQIIGVADQLVAEKLAAFKKEMADKVARKAASFA; encoded by the coding sequence ATGAAAATTCTTGTAGTCGGCAGCGGCGGCCGGGAACATACACTGGTCTGGAAAATCGCCCAAAGCCCGCTTGTAGATAAAATATACTGTGCCCCCGGCAATGCAGGCACCGCAACCCAGGCTGAGAATGTAAATATCAACGCTGAAGACATTAACGCGCTTGCAGCTTTTGCAGAGCAAAATCAGATCGATTTGACTGTTGTGGGTCCTGAAGGTCCGCTGGTGGCAGGGATTGCAGATATTTTTCAAGAAAAGGGGCTGGCCGTTTTCGGTCCGTCCGGAGCCGCAGCACAGCTTGAAGGCTCCAAGGTATTTTCCAAAAATCATATGCTCAAATACGGAATACCTTGTGCTGCGGGCAAAGCCTTTACCGATCCTAAGCGGGCCAAGCTTTATGCAAAAGCCCTGGGCGCACCCTGCGTGGTCAAGGCCGACGGATTGGCCGCCGGCAAGGGCGTAATTGTCTGCACAAGCCTTGAAGAGGCATACACCGCCATTGACGACATGCTGAAAGGCAACAAATTCGGTGATGCCGGCGCCGTGGTGGTGGTGGAGGAGTGTCTTAACGGGGAGGAAGCCTCCTTTATCGTTCTAACGGACGGCAACACCGTGCTTGCCCTGCCCGAATCCCAGGACCACAAACGGATATACGATGATGACAAAGGCCCCAATACCGGCGGCATGGGCGCATATTCGCCGGCACCTGTCCTGGATCACCTGCTGCGCACAAAAGCCATGGAAGAGGTGATGATCCCGGCGGTTAAAGGCATGGCCAATGAAGGCACACCCTTTAAAGGGGTTCTCTATGCCGGATTAATGGTAGACAAGGAGAGCATCAGGGTACTGGAATTCAATACCCGTCTTGGCGATCCTGAAACCCAGCCCATCCTCATGCGGCTGAAAAACGACCTGGTACCGTTGATGGAAGCCTGCTGCAACGGGACCCTGCATAATCATACAATCAAGATTGATCCACGGGCTGCCATGTGTGTGGTCATTGCTGCGGGCGGATATCCGGGATCTTACGAAAAAGGCCATGAGATCACAGGGCTGGATCAAGCCAATCGGGTCAAGGACACCGTGGTATTCCATGCCGGTACGGCCATGGACAACGGCAAGGTGGTAGCATCCGGCGGCCGGGTGCTTGGGGTGACATCCCTGGGCGATACGGTTGCAGACGCCATTAATACTGCATATGAAGCCTGTGCTAAAATTGATTTCAAGGACTGCTTCAAAAGAAAGGATATTGGGGCCAAGGCATTGAAACGCATGGCCATCCCGCCCCAGGTGGGTGTAATCATGGGCTCTGACTCTGATTTTTCGGTGATGAAAAGCGCCCTGGTCATGCTCAAAAGATTCGACATCCCCTACTATGTCACCGTGGCCTCGGCCCACAGGACCCCCGAAAAGGCAGTTCAGCTGGCGGCCCAGGCCCGGGAACAGGGGGTCAAGGTACTCATTTGCGGGGCAGGACATGCGGCACATTTAGCCGGTGTCATTGCCGCCCACACCACCCTGCCCGTTTTGGGTGTTCCCATTGATTCCAGTGCCCTTCAAGGCATGGATGCGCTTTTAGCAACGGTGCAGATGCCTCCCGGCATTCCGGTCTCCACCATGGCCATCGGCAAATCCGGGGCCCAGAACGCCGGCATCACAGCGGCCCAGATCATCGGGGTGGCTGATCAGTTGGTGGCTGAGAAACTGGCTGCATTTAAAAAGGAAATGGCAGACAAGGTGGCACGGAAGGCGGCTTCTTTTGCGTGA
- a CDS encoding D-alanine--D-alanine ligase family protein, which translates to MKKIRLALLSGGVSSEREVSLNSGNQVFESLDKEKYDIKRYDPKFDLAKLVTDAPNIDAALIILHGPFGEDGTVQGLLDLLDIPYQGAGVLGSALAMNKLIAKRLYRQAGIPTPDYICISIQDPDPDPQKVKDLGFPLVVKPVCAGSSVGMSIVSNEKELPAAIEKGFQNDDTLILEQYIKGTELTCGVLGNQEIEALPVIEIIPGEGHEFFDYHAKYVAGATDEICPARIDEQTTQKVHQLAVQAHRTLCLKGYSRTDMLLKDGQLYVLETNTIPGMTATSLFPQSAAKAGYEFGVLMDKLIELAIEENKRTNLRRAQ; encoded by the coding sequence ATGAAAAAAATCAGGCTGGCCCTGTTATCAGGTGGTGTCTCTTCAGAGCGGGAAGTATCCTTAAACAGCGGAAATCAGGTATTTGAATCCCTTGATAAAGAAAAATACGACATCAAACGGTATGATCCCAAATTTGATCTGGCAAAGCTTGTAACAGATGCACCGAATATTGATGCGGCCCTGATTATTCTCCATGGCCCCTTTGGGGAAGACGGTACGGTTCAGGGGCTTTTGGATCTTTTAGACATTCCCTATCAGGGGGCAGGTGTTTTAGGCTCCGCCCTTGCCATGAACAAACTGATCGCCAAAAGACTTTACCGCCAGGCAGGCATCCCCACCCCGGATTATATCTGCATTTCCATCCAGGACCCGGACCCAGATCCACAAAAGGTAAAGGATCTTGGTTTCCCCCTGGTGGTCAAACCCGTCTGTGCCGGCTCCTCGGTAGGCATGAGCATCGTATCAAATGAAAAAGAGCTGCCTGCCGCCATTGAAAAAGGATTCCAAAATGATGACACCCTGATCCTTGAACAATATATCAAGGGCACTGAACTGACCTGCGGGGTTCTGGGCAATCAGGAGATTGAGGCTCTGCCTGTCATTGAAATAATTCCGGGTGAAGGCCATGAATTTTTCGATTACCATGCCAAATATGTGGCAGGCGCAACCGACGAAATATGCCCTGCCCGCATTGACGAGCAAACCACCCAAAAGGTCCATCAGCTTGCCGTTCAAGCCCACAGGACCCTGTGTCTCAAAGGCTATTCCAGAACGGACATGCTGTTGAAAGACGGCCAATTATATGTTCTTGAAACCAATACCATCCCCGGCATGACAGCCACCAGCCTTTTCCCCCAGTCTGCAGCCAAGGCGGGCTATGAATTTGGCGTCCTCATGGACAAACTCATTGAACTTGCCATAGAAGAAAATAAAAGAACGAATTTAAGGAGAGCCCAATGA